The genomic interval TACGGTAAATTCACCGGGACTTGCAACAACATCATTAACAGGTGAGTGTGTGTAATTGTTTCTCTTATAGATCTTGAGCCACGGATTCAACTCCCAAACATCTCGTATGACCGTTCCCTGTGCTTGCGCCCATTCGTCCAGTTTATAATGTCCTTCAAGTTTAAGAGGAACAATCCTGCATGTTTCATAGATGCTGGGTTCTTTTTCAAAGGATTTGGTGAAGATCTGCTCTTCATTCTCGATAATATATTTAACGACAAGTGTACGCCATACATAATCATCTGTTTCTGATTTTCGTTGTATCAGGCTGAAAAAATCAGTACCTCCTTGCTCATCGATCGCTTTGGTTATATTTCCTAAGCCAGAATTATACGCACAAATCGCAAGAAGGATATCGGGTGCGCCTTTTTTTGTCAGCGCTTTCATGCTCCAGTTCAGATATTCACATGCAGCATGGGTCGAAGCAAAGATATCCCTGCGCAAGTCAACGAAATCATTCATTTCCAGATCATAATATTCTGCTGTCGATTTCATGAACTGCCAGAAACCTGTTGCACCAGCTGATGAGTGGGCAAGGGGGCTGAGATAACTTTCCGCAACAGCAAGATATTTCACATCACTGGGTAAGTTATATTGTGTAAGAATATCCTCAATTACAGGAAAATACTTTGTTGTTCTTGGTATATATTTATATGAAAACTTAATTTCAGCATTATACCAGTCATTGAACTTTTGAAAGATACGCTCGTTTGTCAGGTCAAATACAAATCCTGAAAAGTAGAGTGTGTCTGGAAATCCAACCTGAGTTTTCATGCGGGTAGTGCTTCCCAGGTAAGCTAGCGAATCTCTGAGGAGAATTAACTTTTGATAGAGAGAATCAACTTCTTCCTGTAAGGAAGAGCGTTCCCTGTTCATACTATCAATGATGCTCTCATAATAGTCGACATGATTGAATGGCTCTTCATACTTCTTTGGTTTCTGAAGCGTCACGCAACCAGTGAGAATAAGTATAACAAGGATTGGTAATACTATTTTCTTCATAGAAAAAAGAAGCCATCCGCATCCACGAATGGCTTATATTAAATTTTCTTGTTGCTTATTCTGAGATCGCTTCAGTAGGG from Candidatus Cloacimonadota bacterium carries:
- a CDS encoding transglycosylase SLT domain-containing protein, producing MKKIVLPILVILILTGCVTLQKPKKYEEPFNHVDYYESIIDSMNRERSSLQEEVDSLYQKLILLRDSLAYLGSTTRMKTQVGFPDTLYFSGFVFDLTNERIFQKFNDWYNAEIKFSYKYIPRTTKYFPVIEDILTQYNLPSDVKYLAVAESYLSPLAHSSAGATGFWQFMKSTAEYYDLEMNDFVDLRRDIFASTHAACEYLNWSMKALTKKGAPDILLAICAYNSGLGNITKAIDEQGGTDFFSLIQRKSETDDYVWRTLVVKYIIENEEQIFTKSFEKEPSIYETCRIVPLKLEGHYKLDEWAQAQGTVIRDVWELNPWLKIYKRNNYTHSPVNDVVASPGEFTVLLPKNSIPDEAKVAQIEKQFLETNSGYFTEHVVKKGENLWIIASRYKTSVSQLMSINGLNSWTIYPGQKLNLISTKPKPDPEKYYIVKNG